ccacttcttttcaagcaatcagccaaactctactgactttagttaattatcacaaaaaatgaatgaaccaactgtgacataagtgtgttttatttttgttttctattttctaatcaatgcatttaattgtttgtgtaatgagtttgaaataattgtgtgttttgtcctgtatttttcaatctatgcttgaaataaaccaaccaatcaatcaacctctcctaaaaagggacagtctagacaaaactcaaatgaacaaatatatatatatataaattaaaaaaaatgaacaactacagaccgatatcaaacctgccatttttaagtgcGATCATTGGAAAAGCTATTTTCCATCAGCTAAATtaattcctaataaaaaaaacaactgctatgatgtcttccagtccggcttcagacagaatcacagcactgaaacggctctgaccaaagtgactaatgacatacgtttgaaaacttacagtggaaatatgtcagtgctagttttactggatctcagtgctgcgtttgatacagtcgaccgcGCAACACTACttagacgactggaaaactgggtgggtctcactgggtcAGTACtgaactggttcaaaacgtacttagaaaacaggaaatattttgtgtcaattggtaacttcacttctgagccaatagaaattacatgtggagtaccccaaggctccatcctgggaccacttctatttaacatctacatgctcccactggcccaggttataaagagcaacaacattagttaccatagctatgcatgacaaacagatatatattagactgacaccaggagaccgaggccctgtacaggctcttggtaaatgcaccgaggacattaatgactggatgtgccacaacttacttcaactaaacaaaaacaaaactgaggttattgtctttggggctaacgAAAAAAGGTTGAACAttactacagagcttcaatctattcaattAAAAACTACCAatcaggccagaaacttgggtgtagtgatagacatgGACCAaaatttgataaacacattaaggcagtcacaaaatcagcatttttatcatctcaaaaatatctaaaggagtaaagatctgatgtctaagcaggacctggagaaaatAGTCCATGCGTTCATCTTTAGttgacttgattactgtaacagtgtttttacaggactatccctgaggtctttacactggctacctgtctgtcagaggatagactttaaagttctgttactggtttataaagctttgaatggtttagcaccaaaatacatgactgacctcctgatccagtatgtaccagccagacctctctgGTCATCTGGATGCAgccttttatcagttcctagagtcagaactaaacatggagaagctgcattcagcttctatttaccacagatctggaatagacgtCCAGAAAATCTTAGACGAGTTTGTCAACATGCCGTACATGTCAGGGTCTGACAGTTCCTGCCCCTTTGCCTCCCTCTCCTGTTTCTTTTTGGCTTCTTCCATTGGTTCTGTTGCTTGCTTTCTCCCATCTCTCCTCCACAGGTGTCCAGCATGAGGCAGGGCATCCTGGCACACCTGCAACTCATCACCCCAGCAACATTTAAGACCGGTTCCTCCAGCTTTTCCCTGCCAGTCCGTCTGCTAAGCTCAAGCCACATCTGAGTCTGCATCCCTGGCTTGGTACGCTTGTGCTAATCAAAtccttctgttttctgtctctAGTATGTGCTGACCTGGAACCATTCAGCTATTCCTGATCTTGCCCCCTCCTGGACTCCCTACGCCCTTAACCTACCTGGACCTCTTCCCCCTCCTGGACTTCAAGCAACTTTTTCATCACAATAAACTATTTGTCTTCTCATCACCCATTCATCTCTTTCCTTCTGAACACGACAGTACACTTTTAGGTCACAGGACTGGATGAACTACTGCATCACCTGGTCTTCTCACACCGGCGGAGCAGACATCTGGATCAACGGGATGTTGGGCGAGCAGCGCCACCTACGGAGCGGCTACACCATCCAACCCGGAGGGGAGTTCATTCTGGGTAAAGACCAGGACGGGGTGCTAGGATTGTCCGACGCAGACGCCTTTGTGGGCAAGATGACTGACGTCAACGTGTGGGACTATGTGCTAAACATGGAAGAAATCCGCACCCAGATGTCATGTGGGAGGAACAGCAGCATTGTGGGAAACGTGTTTAGCTGGGGAAGCACTAAACTTAGCATGTACGGTGGGGTGCAGCTGGATAGCCAGTACAGATGCACCTGAAAGGCCTGGCTGTTGTTTTATGAGCTTTAAATGCTGCATGGGATTATTACTGCTGATAGTGGGGCTGTAGATGTAGGTCATGTAGAATAAAGTGCTTCTCAGACACCaggttttatatttaaatgtatttcacaGCTTCATCCATGTATTTGCATATATGAATCAACAATAAAGGCTTAAAAGACTCTTAACTCACACATACGTTCATTCACCTCTACTATCTTatgaattttaatttacatgCACAACAAGATTCAAAGATACAAACACGTATATAAAGACTCTGTTAAAACTTCTCAAAAGACACAGAATAGAAAAACTAAACCCTTCACTCCCCCCCTCTGCATCAAAGGCTTCCTCTCCTTTCAGAATGCTGTGACCTTCTCCGGATCCTCCGGGATTTCTTTGCTGTCTTTCAGGGGCAGATCGCTGTCACCCAGCTTGATCTCTATTTTGTTCCTCTTTCCGAACATCTGGGAAACCTCCAGGAAGGTTTTTTTCTTGGTCTCTGGCACCACCACCCAGACGTAAACCAGGGTGAGCAGACAGATGACGGCGAAAACGATGAAGCTGTAAGGGCCCAGGCCTCTCTGGAGGGGAGAGAGAGCGGAGAGGAAGTGTGATCTGTGTATCCTCAGGATgaaaagttgtaaatattttagtcaaaaacagctgGATATACACCAGCAGTCAGGGTAGTGCTTCTATGGCAaaccttattttatttatttattttttttactaactcCTCTCCAGTTTACAGTTCATTATTCAAAATGtaatctttatttgtttatttctgacaGTCAAACCCAGTGGCTTTACACTGCAGTTTCAAACTCTGCTCATTGTGCTAAATGTCTGAAATACTTGGTGTGTGGTTGGCTCCACACTCTGCTGCATGACAGCTATCAAAAACATGCAGCCTTGCGTGCTATGTGGTTTAAGCTGCAATTCTGtcctcttaaaaaacaaaccccAACGAAATCATTGTTTGCTATCATGCAGGAAGTCaaggttttggacatttttcgtGCAAGTTGCATCAGAGTGTGCATGTGTTGCTCCTCTGTGGGCCTAACCTCCATGAAGGGGAAGACGAGGCCGACGGTGAAGTTGGACAGCCAGTGAACAGAGCCGGACACCATGAATGCTGCAGACCTGGCGGACTGCCTGAACATCTCGGTGGTCACCACGTTGGGGATTGGACCTGCAAGCGTACAGATGTGGTCAGTCGCTCAAGAGCACACTCATGTTTCAAACATGTGGGTgctgatttgaagaaaaaaagaaaagaaaaagacttgaTTACACGTCTGCTCCCATCCAAACAACTTAAGCTAATAGACCGCCGAACTATAATCACTGAGTGTAAATAACCACAGGTGGGTCAGACTCACTGGGTCCGATGGCGTGGCCCATGACGTAGACGATGACACACGCGATGCTGACGTACGGCATCCACGACACACTTTCCTGTAGACAGTAAACATCTGTTGGTAGGGTCTCATTGGtcaaattaattctttatagTCGGTTTTATTTCTTCCTACTGTTAttataatttatctttaaaactgtttttgtagcaatgcatttttttagtctttttaacagatatttttcattatattaaaCAATAATTCCACAATAAACCAGAAAGTGTCAGAAAAacgaaatattttttctgtactgcaaaatttattttaaaaattttgattgaaaattttttaatactttataaCACAGATCAAACatgtagagacaaaataaaaatgtgtaaatccaaaaacaaagcaaagagagGGTCAAAACGATGAGAAAACTGTCTAAAAAAACAGGCGAACCTCCAATAAACTATATAACTATATAAGGAATGTGATATTTGTTGACATATTGACCAATCTGTCAAAATATTACctgtttttactaatttttggtttaaaaaaatgtgagtcCAGTTTTTGTGGAACTTTATAAAAGTGTAATAATAATGTGCCAGTTCTATTCAGCGAGTTGATGCTACAGACTCTGAAGCTCAACTATAAAACTACTTTTCCAAGACTGAACCTCTAGAGGGCAGCAATGAAACATGCTGAGAGTAAAGCAGCTTTCATTTTGGGTACCTGGAGGCTGAGGGCCATGGTCAGAAGAACACACGCTACACAGCAGATCCCAAAAcccaagaggaggaggagccgtCTGCCTGACTTCTCTACGATGAAGACCTCGAGTGAGGAAAAAGAGCTCAGTCAGAAACCAGCGTCCTTTGCAGCTCTGCGTCGTTGAGCTCTTCTTTTTGAAACACTTACAGCTGCTACAGTCATGACCACATTCACTGCTCCTGTTCCCACTGTGACAAACTGAACATCGTTCTCGTTTACTCCTGCAGAGGAGTAAATGCTGTCTGCGTAGTAGTAGATCTGaagaaga
This portion of the Oryzias melastigma strain HK-1 unplaced genomic scaffold, ASM292280v2 sc00561, whole genome shotgun sequence genome encodes:
- the LOC112138898 gene encoding jeltraxin-like, yielding MNYCITWSSHTGGADIWINGMLGEQRHLRSGYTIQPGGEFILGKDQDGVLGLSDADAFVGKMTDVNVWDYVLNMEEIRTQMSCGRNSSIVGNVFSWGSTKLSMYGGVQLDSQYRCT